The following coding sequences are from one Helicoverpa zea isolate HzStark_Cry1AcR chromosome 4, ilHelZeax1.1, whole genome shotgun sequence window:
- the LOC124629696 gene encoding uncharacterized protein LOC124629696, translating into MSLKDTDPRSYIKAILDQVTVTFASSSKCQCEAGLEEWAPLARADAQQPGRPRRAYERGHSPPRSDSSGYGTGGSCRSGRRSPQTSPAPEAALRRRSHDDAASPRHARHKRASANTSSLTEDLIRMMDAELGEGRSSASGTGGGGPASGAGGAAPLPLPDAAALDWAALVHTATRAMLQICEEHQYPSMDNTDPSLETLANETANDSWNDVSVVSETVPATLTTSVSTTSPTGANVANSTANTASAANCACGLASRVAALETDAAASQRHRHQLEEEVRRLRRHNARLREESARAVWQLRHFTQWLKRTVDRQ; encoded by the exons atgtcaTTAAAAGataca GATCCAAGAAGTTATATAAAAGCAATACTTGACCAGGTGACGGTAACATTCGCGTCGAGCTCCAAGTGCCAGTGCGAGGCGGGGCTGGAGGAGTGGGCTCCGCTCGCCCGCGCGGACGCGCAGCAGCCGGGCCGTCCGCGCCGCGCCTACGAGCGCGGACACTCGCCACCGCGGTCCGATAGCTCAGGATATGGCACAG GTGGTTCGTGTCGATCGGGTCGTCGGTCGCCGCAGACGTCTCCTGCGCCTGAGGCAGCATTACGCCGCCGCTCGCACGACGACGCCGCGTCTCCGCGACATGCGAGGCACAAGCGTGCCTCGGCCAACACATCTTCGCTTACT GAGGATCTCATCCGAATGATGGACGCGGAGCTAGGCGAAGGGAGGTCTTCAGCGAGTGGGACGGGGGGCGGAGGCCCGGCGAGTGGGGCGGGGGGCGCGGCGCCGCTGCCGCTGCCCGACGCCGCCGCACTGGACTGGGCGGCGCTAGTGCATACTGCCACCCGAGCTATGCTACAG ATATGTGAAGAGCATCAATACCCATCGATGGACAACACCGATCCCTCATTAGAAACTTTAGCGAACGAAACCGCCAACGATTCCTGGAATGACGTCTCTGTC GTATCTGAAACAGTCCCCGCTACATTAACAACAAGCGTTTCTACAACGTCGCCTACTGGGGCTAACGTGGCCAACAGTACAGCGAATACGGCGAGCGCGGCCAACTGCGCGTGCGGCCTCGCGTCGCGCGTCGCCGCGCTCGAGACCGACGCCGCCGCCTCGCAGCGACACAGGCATCAGCTGGAGGAAGAG GTGCGTCGGCTGAGGCGACACAACGCACGTTTGCGCGAGGAGTCGGCGCGGGCGGTGTGGCAGCTGCGACACTTCACGCAGTGGCTCAAGCGGACCGTCGACCGACAGTGA
- the LOC124629574 gene encoding trypsin CFT-1-like — MRAVILLALLGSALAVPKSVNRIVGGSPTTVEAYPYMSNMQYGFWGIWWYQACGGSLLTSTSILSAAHCYFGDSPLEWNVRLGTSLASSGGTLHTVSQLVLHPQYSSATLDHDVAIVRLTVPATFSNTIQPASIPGSSYSLPDNTLLTTVGWGALSSGGGFPQQLQHVDINLINQELCAERYAFLKTQPGYQNWPDITDNMLCAGILDVGGKDACQGDSGGPLAHNSNIIVGVVSWGFQCADPFYPGVNARVSRYTDWIIANA, encoded by the exons ATGCGCGCCGTCATCCTGTTAGCCCTTTTGGGCTCCGCACTCG CGGTACCCAAATCCGTCAACCGCATTGTGGGCGGCAGCCCCACCACTGTGGAGGCCTACCCCTACATGTCCAACATGCAGTATGGTTTCTGGGGCATCTGGTGGTACCAGGCATGCGGTGGATCTCTGCTAACCTCCACCTCCATCCTCTCAGCTGCTCACTGTTActt tGGTGACTCACCTCTGGAGTGGAATGTGCGCCTGGGCACGTCCCTGGCGTCCAGCGGCGGCACCCTTCACACCGTGTCCCAGTTGGTGCTGCACCCTCAGTACAGCAGCGCTACCCTGGACCACGACGTCGCCATCGTCCGCCTCACCGTCCCCGCCACCTTCTCCAACACCATCCAGCCCGCCAGCATCCCCGGCAGCAGCTACTCTCTTCCCGACAACACCCTTCTGACCACTGTCGGATGGGGAGCACTCTCG agcGGCGGTGGATTCCCTCAGCAGTTGCAGCACGTTGACATCAACCTAATCAACCAGGAGCTCTGTGCTGAGCGTTACGCCTTCCTGAAGACCCAGCCTGGTTACCAGAACTGGCCCGACATTACCGACAACATGTTGTGCGCTGGTATCTTGGATGTCGGCGGCAAGGACGCTTGCCAGGGAGACTCCGGCGGTCCCCTCGCCCACAACAGCAACATCATCGTCGGTGTTGTGTCCTGGGGCTTCCAGTGCGCTGATCCCTTCTACCCTGGTGTCAACGCCCGCGTGTCTCGCTACACTGACTGGATCATTGCTAACGCCTAA